The Mesorhizobium sp. M3A.F.Ca.ET.080.04.2.1 genome contains the following window.
TACGGCTATGTGGAGATCGCCGACATTTCCGGTCTCCCCGGCGTGGTCGGACTTTGAGACAGGCGATTTGCCGATGAAGCTGGTCTCCTACTGGCACGACACGGCTCCTGTCTTTTCCGGTGGGGCGCAAGGCCCGGTGGAGGGGCACTACGATGCCGCGATCATCGGCGGCGGCTTCACGGGTCTCGCCGCGGCGCGCCAGCTGGCAAAGGCTGGCGCGAAGGTGGTGGTGCTGGAGGCGGAGCGGGTGGGCTGGGGCGCATCCGGACGCAACGGCGGGCACCTCAACAACGGCCTCGCCCACAGCTACCTTTCGGCTAAGGCGGAGCTCGGCAAGGAGCGCGCAATTGCGCTCTACCGGGCGCTGGACGACTCCGTCGACACGATCGAGGCGCTGGTCGCGGAGGAAGGCATCGATTGCGACTTCCGCCGCGCCGGCAAGTTGAAGCTTGCCTCCAAGCCGCAGCATTTCGAAGCGATCGCCCGCAACTTCGAAGCCGTCCATGCCGAAGTGGATCCGGATACGGCGCTGCTGTCTGCGGCCGACCTCAAGACCGAGATCGGCTCGCCCTTCCATGGCGCGATGCTGTCGAGGAAGAGCGCCATGATGCATATGGGCCGCTATGTGGCGGGCCTGGCCACGGCCGCCGCCCGCCACGGCGCCGTCATTCACGAGAACGCGGCGGTGACGGACCACAGGCAGGCCGGCGGCAGGCATGAGCTGACCACCTCCCGAGGCCGGATCAGCGCCGACAATGTGCTGGTGGCGACCGGCGCCTACACGACGCCGAATTTCGGCTATTTCCGCCGCAGGATCATCTCGGTGGGCAGCTTCATCATCGCCACGCGGCCGCTCAGCGATGCCGAGATCGCCGCCACCATGCCGGGCAACCGGACATGCGTGACCTCGATGAACATCGGCAACTACTTCCGGCTTTCGCCCGACAACCGGCTGATCTTCGGCGGCCGCGCACGCTTCTCGGCGACGTCGGACCAGCGCTCCGACGCCAGGAGCGGACAAATATTGCGGGCCAGCCTTGCCGCTATCTTCCCGCAGCTCGCCAAGGTCGAGATCGACTATTGCTGGGGCGGGCTGGTCGACATGACCAAGGACCGTTTCCCGCGCGCCGGCTACCATGACGGGGTCTGGTACGCGATGGGCTATTCCGGCCACGGTGCGCAGCTTTCGACCCATCTCGGAATGATCCTGGCCGATGCCATGCTCGGCCGGGAGGACCGCAATCCGATGAAGGGAGTCGAGTGGCCGTCCATCCCCGGCTATTCGGGCAAGCCCTGGTTCCTGCCGATGGTCGGCCTCTACTACAAGGCGCTTGACTGGGTGCAGTAGGGAGTAGGCAGTAGGCAGTAGGCAGTAGGCAGTAGGCAGTAGGATGGTGTTTTCCTATTCCCTATTGCCTGCTGCCTATTCCCTTACTCGCCTATTCCCATATGGAAGCTTTTCATCTCCAGATATTCCTCGATGCCGGCCTGCGCACCTTCGCGCCCGAGGCCGGACTGCTTGACGCCGCCGAAGGGGGCTATCTCCATCGAGACCGAGCCGGTGTTGAGCCCCACCATGCCGAATTCCAGCGCCTCGCCGACGCGCCAGGCGCGTTTGAGGTTTTCGGTGTAGAAGTAGGAGGCCAGCCCGTAGGGCGTGCCGTTGGCCAGCGCGATCGCCTCCTCTTCCGTCTCGAACCGGAACAGCGGCGCGACGGGGCCGAATGTTTCCTCGGCGGCGAGCTGCATTTCGTTCGTGGCGCCGGTCAGCACCAGCGGCGCGACATACTGCGGACCCTCGGGCAGAGGCGGGCTCTTCGTGACGATCTCCGCACCCTTGGCGAGCGCAT
Protein-coding sequences here:
- a CDS encoding FAD-binding oxidoreductase, which produces MKLVSYWHDTAPVFSGGAQGPVEGHYDAAIIGGGFTGLAAARQLAKAGAKVVVLEAERVGWGASGRNGGHLNNGLAHSYLSAKAELGKERAIALYRALDDSVDTIEALVAEEGIDCDFRRAGKLKLASKPQHFEAIARNFEAVHAEVDPDTALLSAADLKTEIGSPFHGAMLSRKSAMMHMGRYVAGLATAAARHGAVIHENAAVTDHRQAGGRHELTTSRGRISADNVLVATGAYTTPNFGYFRRRIISVGSFIIATRPLSDAEIAATMPGNRTCVTSMNIGNYFRLSPDNRLIFGGRARFSATSDQRSDARSGQILRASLAAIFPQLAKVEIDYCWGGLVDMTKDRFPRAGYHDGVWYAMGYSGHGAQLSTHLGMILADAMLGREDRNPMKGVEWPSIPGYSGKPWFLPMVGLYYKALDWVQ